In Eubalaena glacialis isolate mEubGla1 chromosome 2, mEubGla1.1.hap2.+ XY, whole genome shotgun sequence, a single genomic region encodes these proteins:
- the ELL3 gene encoding RNA polymerase II elongation factor ELL3, translating into MEGPQELLSGKLRLCFTTAARTSLLLLRLNDAALRALQECQRQQVRPVIAFQGNRGYLRLPGPGWSCLFSFIVSQCGQEGPGGGLDLVCQHLGRSGPNRLHCLGPLRERLTIWAAMDSIPAPSSVQGHNLTEDARDHESWQNMGHYSAGDTISQPQMALEEVPDPLASSQGQLLPGSLREHMAQWEVRNQTHLPNREPDQVLPSSASQKHVDKKRPAPAATVKLKEKRLRALSLAPSPLQGLPSQELQEGEDWEQEDKDEDISPRLVHSPSVQADSESPSPEEVPDYLLQYRAIHSAEQHHAYKQDFETDYAEYRTLHARVGAASQRFRELGAEMKSAQRGTPEHKMLEEKIVQEYKKFRKRYPGYREEKRRCEYLHQKLSHIKGLILEFEEKNRGS; encoded by the exons ATGGAGGGACCCCAGGAGCTTCTGAGTGGGAAGCTCCGGCTCTGCTTCACCACCGCTGCCCGGACCAGCCTCCTGCTGCTCAGGCTCAACGACGCGGCGCTGCGGGCGCTGCAAGAGTGTCAGCGGCAACAG GTTCGGCCAGTGATTGCTTTCCAAGGCAACCGAGGG TATTTGAGGCTCCCAGGTCCTGGCTGGTCCTGCCTCTTTTCCTTCATAGTGTCTCAGTGTGGCCAGGAGGGCCCTGGTGGTGGCTTGGACCTTGTGTGCCAACATTTAGGCAG ATCTGGGCCTAACCGCCTCCACTGCCTGGGTCCACTCAGGGAGCGCCTCACTATTTGGGCAGCCATGGATTCTATCCCAGCCCCATCTTCAGTTCAGGGTCACAACCTGACTGAAGATGCCAGAGATCACGAGAGCTGGCAGAACATGGGACACTATTCTGCAGGAGACACAATTTCACAGCCACAGATGGCACTAGAAGAG GTGCCAGATCCACTGGCAAGCAGCCAAGGACAGTTACTCCCAGGATCCTTGAGGGAACACATGGCGCAGTGGGAAGTGAG GAACCAGACCCATCTTCCAAACAGAGAGCCTGATCAGGTACTGCCTTCCTCTGCTAGCCAGAAACACGTGGACAAG AAACGTCCAGCACCTGCAGCTActgtaaaactaaaagaaaagagGCTCAGAGCTCTGTCTCTAGCTCCAAGTCCCCTACAAGGGCTGCCTAGTCAGGAGCTACAGGAGGGAGAAGATTGGGAGCAAGAAGATAAAGATGAAGACATTAGCCCCAGGCTGGTGCACAGTCCCTCAGTTCAAGCAG ACTCTGAATCCCCAAGCCCTGAAGAGGTACCAGATTACCTCCT GCAATACAGGGCCATCCACAGTGCAGAACAGCACCATGCTTACAAGCAGGACTTTGAGACAGATTATGCTGAATACCGCACCCTGCATGCCCGTGTTGGGGCTGCAAGCCAAAGGTTCAGAGAGCTGGGAGCAGAGATGAAGAGCGCTCAGCGAGGAACTCCAGAACACAAG ATGCTGGAAGAAAAGATAGTCCAGGAATATAAAAAGTTCAGGAAG CGGTACCCAGGTTACAGGGAAGAAAAGCGCCGCTGTGAGTACCTGCATCAGAAATTGTCCCACATTAAAGGTCTCATCCTGGAGTTTGAGGAAAAGAACAGGGGCAGCTGA